The genomic segment ACTGCGAAGAATCCGGAAGATCCATCATTACCGACATTATCCAATATTACAGTTAATGGTGTATTAGGGTTAAGAAGACTATTAGGCGATGTCGCATTAGATATTTTACTTTACAGTGAGCCTCACTACAAGGAAAAAATCAAGACTCAAGTGACAAGACAGATAAATGAAACGTATCATCGATTTAAGGAACGTACACCTGGATTTGGAGGCAAAGTTCATCTCATTGGCCATTCCTTAGGTAGTCTTATCTTATGGGATATTTTAAGCGAACAGCACAAGTACAAATTGGATTTTGACGtcaataatttcttttgtgTTGGTTCACCGATTGGTGTCTTTAAACTAATCCAGAGATCCAAAATTGGTAGCTCAGAGCCTCAAgagatggaaaatttgagaagagAAAGGCCATCCTGTGATTGCCTTTACAATTTATTTCACGTCTGTGACCCTATCGCCTACCGATTAGAGCCATTAGTAGACGCCAGGATGGCTCAATACGAACAACGTTACCTTCCCCATAGAACAGGTGAAAGTATAACATCTAAAATGTTGGAAATAGGCGGTAGTCTGTGGAAGGAAaaacatgaaaaatctaaaaagaatatgaaCAAGAGGGAAACATTGGATCCTGAAATTGCCTCGAGACTTACAGATTTAAATTATACCGGTAGACTCGATTACTCACTTCCGCCTGGATTTTTAGAAGTAGATTTCATCTCAGCTGCCAAGGCTCACATATCttattttgaagatatgGATATTGCGAACTTTTTACTCAAGGAAATTCTCTCGAATCATCAAAGAGCTGAAGAGATAGTTGTCGAGAAGCTACAAATAGAAACGGGATAATGTCACCTTCGAAGGACACCCTGGGCAATTATGaacaattttacaagaaactAGACATGTCAAAGAATATGGAAAGAATTATTATGAACTCATAAAACggacttttttttccgaTATAGAACGGCAGATTTATTATTACGGTGTTTTCGCGCCTAAAGTGTCTCTACAGAAAATCACTACGTACGCCGGAGATGAAAATCCACAAGTGAGAACCTGGGGGAATAAGGAAAGAGACCTTAGAAGAAcaaattatttttttcaaatctggtGGTGATCCCCGATCCTCCCTTGTAGAATATTGTCACTGTGATATGTCGAGATCTCGTCAATCGGTTTTACCAGTAGCCTTCCTGGCTTCTATTATCCCACGAATACACACTTTGCCTTTAGTCTACAGGGCAACTAccggtggtggtaatgcTCACCAACCACAGGAACCTAATTATGGGGATCGAACCACTTATATGATCATTTCCTCATTTTTAGTATTGTTGGGAGGTGTGTTTGCAGGTCTTACCTTGGGACTTATGGGTCAAGACGAAGTTTATTTGAAAGTTATAAGTACTTCTGGTTCACCAAAGGAGCGAAAATTAGCCACTAAAGTTCTGTCATTAATCTCCCGTGGTAAGCATTGGTTATTAGTTACGCTGTTGCTTTCTAATGTGATTACGAATGAAACCCTGCCGATTGTGCTTGACCGTTGTCTAGGCGGTGGTTGGCAAGCAGTCGTATCTTCTACAGTTCTCATTGTTatatttggtgaaattatACCTCAAAGTGTATGTGTGAAATATGGTTTAGAAATTGGTGCATTTTTCACTCCATTTGTTCAAGTTCTCATGTATGTCATGTTGCCAGTTGCATACCCTGTAGCGGTTCTTTTGGATAATATCCTAGGTGAAGATCATGGTACTATGTATAAGAAGTCAGGCCTTAAGACTTTGGTTACATTACATCGTACTATGGGTGTGGAAAGATTGACTCACGACGAAGTTACCATCATATCCGCAGTGctggatttgaaagaaaaggaagtACAGGAAATCATGACcccaattgaaaatgtgTTCACCATGAGTGCGGATCGCATACTTGATGAAAGAACTGTTCaagaaatatttgattCTGGATTCTCACGTATACCGATCTGTTTACCCAATGAACCGACAAATTTCATTGGGATGCTTTTAGTCAGAGTTTTGATTTCTTATGACCCTGAAGATGCACTTCCGGTTTCCCATTTCCCGCTAGCGACGTTACCAGAGACTGCCCCCACTACGTCATGTCTTAACATTTTAAATTATTTCCAAGAGGGTAAATCTCACATGTGCGTTGTGAGCAGAGATCTGGGGTCATCTACTGGTGCCATTGGTGTTTTAACGTTAGAAGATgttattgaagaattaattgGCGAAGAGATTGTTGATGAATCTGACGTGTTTGTAGATATCCACCAACGTACTATACGTGAACAACCAGGTCCATTGAGCAAACGCCACATTACATCCTATTTGCATCGTCTTTACACCAATTCTAGTAAAAGACCCTCCAGCGATTTTCAAGATGGTGAATCTCAAGCTCTGCTTAACCATGCAGGTTCCATTCCCAACTCACTACCTCATTCGCCAACTCACTCTTACACAGAAGGTACTCCGCATAATTTACACCACTCTTCCCCACCTCAAGGTAGTAATGAAGCGGGCCAGGGACCTTTGGTACTACCTTCTAACCCTGCTGCAAATCCATTGGATGTCAATAAACCTTTTGTTACTATCAAGAGGCCTAATCCAACTTTAACCGCTAGATCTCCGTCAACGTACGGTACCTCTAGACGAGCAAAACCACTTGGCAAGGAAAACAGTGATTCAAATAGTCAACACGAAGCTCAACAGCtaccagaagaagaagaaactggTAACGATGCATCTGCTTCTGAATCAGACAATTCCAATGGAAAtgatccaattgatcatcatGTGAAAGCATCCAACAAGGCAAGAGAGTTTACCCAGAAGACAGGCGCTCCAATTCAAGTCACAACAAGTTTGGGACctaagaaggaaaaagtCTATCCCCAATTTAGCAACATTAACGTTCATGAGAAACCTGATAACACTTTACTATCATCCTCGTATCAATCCACTAAACACGGTATAGTGGAGTCAATAATTACAGTTAAAGGTGTTCCTAAAACAATTATTGAACCGGCAAAGAACTGGGATGAAGCTCCGAGAACCAGTGAGGAGTTAGAATCACTATCTAGAGAGGGACTCGAGGCAAGGactactaataataatgacgGAAACCACACCAACGGTAATAAAAGTTCTAAGAAATCACATTCCAAGAACAAACAGAGTAGTAAAGGAAAAagtggtaagaagaaatctaaCAGAAAACGTTGAGAGTATTCTCATAAggtaaaaaatttcattttcataaGTTAAACAACAGAACTAGATACTCTAATATTCCATTCTACATCTAGGCGCTTCGTACAAAATGGGCGTAAATCATCGATCTTGAACCCGATAAAAGTATGAGAAATTCAAAGGGGGAAGGGCTTCAGTTGCATAATTAGTCAGTTAATAACACACCTTTATAAGACCAGAAATAAGCTAATGGAGAGTGTTTGAAAGCCTCAGGATAttctcaattgaaatttcctAAGCTGCTTTCATACTGCAAGAGTAACTACGTTTTTTTCGCTCAAAAACTCTGATCCCCCCTATAAGGACTTTTTCTAATTTATTTTAAAAAGGTTCAATACTaggaaagaaagaatttgTAAGTGAGAAGGTCATTTTTTCCCCTCTATTTTGTCTTATCATTGATGCCACAAGGTTCTGAGGTCGATAGAGTATCAACGCCAGAGGCAGGACACGATTTACAGTCATCTGCATCGAATTCATCCCTTTTCGCCCGTAGGAAATTGGGTAAAGGGTTCTATAAGCTGTTTGGTAATTCTAGCAGAGGTGCCGATGACTCTAGTATATCACCTCATAGGTCTGGTTCACCAGCTTCACCTTCGAGCAATCCGGCAACTCCCAGGAGTCCACTAGCAAATTCGAGCAGCGGTTATTTTGCACCTACACCACGGAAAACTACGAGTCTTTCTTCTACAACTCGTGGCGGTGGTTGTAGTAGTActgaaaataatgaaaatagtACTCCTAGAAGCAGTTCTCCACCAGTACAAGTGAGAAATGATGGTACTATAGCTACTACATCGAATCCATTTAGTCGTCATTTACACAATCCTCGAAATTACACCGATCAGCTCTCCCCTTCGTCAGACGAATTTTCTCACATGCATCCAGTGGAGATTTTACAGAAGCAGATCGAGGATCACCAAGAACTTAGCCGAAGCAGAAATAATAGTTCGACTAGCATTGACAGGTTGGCTACAGcaaaaagttcaaattcTACTCATGATTTACATCCGAAGAAGtctttaaaattaaagaGATTTTTCAAGAAGATTCAAGGTGAACCAGCTCATCGAAAACCACTTCAAGTTACtcagcaacaacaacagcagcaggCTGTTGCTAGGGAAATCCACGGGATTTACGTTAGGACAGATCAAAGTGATTCTCGTAATAAAGCTATATTCCAGACAGAAAATGCGCATGAACTTATTGATAAATACGGTATGCCTGGCAAACAATTAGGTGAAGGTGCGTCAGGTTCAGTTTCAGTAGTGGAAAGGACagatggtaaaaaattTGCTGTTAAAATGTTTAGAGTACGTGAAAGTGCATCTCAGCATTCACAGGCATCATACTCTAAAAAGGTTACCGCTGAATTTTGTGTCGGATCTACTTTACATCAACAGAATATCATTGAAACTTTAGATATGTTGCAAGAGGGGAAAACCTTCCTTGTGGTAATGGAATTTGCGCCATTCGATTTCTTCACTTTGGTTATGAGCGATTTAATGAGTCGACATGAAGTAGAATGTTATTTCAGACAAATCTGTAATGGTGTGGCCTATTTACATACAATGGGGTTGGCACATCGcgatttgaaattggataacTGTGTGGTGAATGATAAAggtattttgaaattaatcGATTTCGGTAGTGCGGTTGTGTTTAAATATCCATTCGAACATGATGTAGTACCCGCTCGTGGGATCGTGGGTTCAGATCCATACTTAGCACCTGAATTACTGCAAGAATCTACTTATGATCCAAGACCTGCAGATATATGGTCCATCGCAATCATGTATTACTGCATGGTTTTAAGAAGATTCCCCTGGAAGGCTCCCCGTCAAAATTACAATTCGTTTAAGATGTTCTGTGAGCAACCTGAACATGAAAAGGATCCAGCAAGGGGTCCATATAAAATATTAAAACTTCTACCACATGCATCTCGTAATTTAATTGGTTCAATGTTAGTATTGGATCCGAAGAAACGTATTCTCATGGATGCCGTGTTGCAGGACAAGTGGCTACAAGATATCGAAGTATGTGAAGTAGATCCTCGTGGTACTTTAATTAAATCACCAGAAACTCATGAACATCATTTGATCACggaagatgaattgaatgatCTCAACAAAATAAGGGAAATGAAAGCTAGGGCTAAGAAAGAGGAGCAAGTGCGTCAAGGAGGTGGGGAGGTacatcatcaccaccaccaccatcatcaccaccatcatcaagatcaagacAAGAAAGGACATGATaatcaccatcatcaccatcaccatgAAAATGCTGAAGATCGTACATTGGGTAATTCCCAACCAAAGGACGACCTTACCACTCAAGAGCAACCCGAAAACCGTGCTGAACAGGGGACAAAGAAGGTATTAGATGAAAAGCAGCCAGAGCTTACAGCGGGCCCGGGACAAGTGCCGCAGGTCGTCAAGACGTCAGCAGGGACTGTCGAATAAAACTgaaaatcaagaagatcCAACAAAAGAAGGTCAACCAATGTTTATGATTTTAGATTTAGTGTAATGACGAATGAAAGttaagaacaaaaaaaaaaaaaaaggaaaaacgaagagaaagaaaagagattgTAGTTAGACATATTCTATTAAATTCTTCTAGGAATCTTAACCAATAGCATTCATgtaaattttaccacttttttttctattttctattttttctGTTATTATTCATTTGAATCGTGTTTACCACATATGATAAGTGTTGAGTTAAACGGTGCTTATTTCTCAAAAAGCATATTAAATAAAATGTCCAAAAAGTCCATTACCATCCATGCTCAAAAAGCATAGAGATGGATTCACCATTATGGACTCTTCTGATTGCTTCCgcaaaaattcttgatacGTCCATAACGTCAACTTTATCTTTACCCAAATATGCAACAGTTTCATGCTGGGGAACTGTATTAGAGACAATTAATTTATCAATAGCACTTTGACGGATTCTTGAAAGGGCATCACCTGAAAAAATACCATGTGTTATTAATGCATAAACTTTTGATGCACCTTGATCCTTTAGAAGTTTTGCTGCACGAGTAATGGTGTAAGAGGTATCGaccaaatcatcaacaatAATGCAAACTTTGTTTCTAACGTCACCAACTAGCATAGTTGTTTGCACATATTTGGAAGCTGAATTAGATGGATGCATGTCCGCAGAATGCAGATGGGATACTAGTGGCTTGGGATTTGTGGAAAAAGTGCCTCCTGAAGATAGAGTAGCACCTGGTGGGCCTTTTAGTAATTGTGACCTTCTTTCCTTATGAATTAGGGcaaatgataattttaatGCATCTGCAATAGAGGTAGCTCTTTTGGCACCACCTGCATCGGGGGAAACAATCACAGCTTCTTTGTAATTGGGGATACCAAATTGGATATGCTTTTGAGCCAGTGGTTTACAGTATAAGTTATCCACCGATATATCGAAGAATCCTTGGAACTGAGGATCGTGTAAATCCATGGTGATTACATGGTCAGCACCAGCGGTAGTCAAAAGATTAGCAATCAGAGTACCCGCTTGAGCCACCCATAGTTTATAACCTGCATTTTGAGCGTTAAACAATTCGCCTGCGTCTGCCTTTGTAGAACCTGCGTCCTTACCATCTGCGATTACTGGAATACGTGAAAATGAGACGGATTTCTTAATACCATCAGAATTCGAGGTAGAGttagaagaagacgatgacGGTTTGGAATCCTCAGATCTTCCACCATCAGATCGTATCGAACTTTCAGGACCTTCGAATGGACTCTCAGCACCTGGTTTCCTAGTAGTCAGCCCGGTAGACAAAGACttattaaattcatcagaaCGTTCTTCACTAGTTCTTGAAATTAATGGCGCACCCTTGTTAGTGTAGGGTATATCAGGTTGTCTTGAATAACAGAAATAGGGCATCACTGCAGTGACACGAGATGCACTAGCGGTCTTGCAAGCACTGATTAAAATCAACAGTTCCATAAAAGTGTCATTTACATGGCCACATCCACTCTGAATCACATAAACATCTTTTTCACGTACAGATTCACGAACACTAACACTAGTCTCAccattagaaaatttaccCATTTGTACTTTAGAGCTGTGGATCGCTAGGTTATCACAAATCATCTTGACCAATTCTGGGTGGGAATCCCCACCGAATATAACTATTTCACCCATCCTTTGGGACCTTTTTGACCTTATTTCTTGTAGGTGATGAGCTTTAAGTGCATGTTCTatgttcaaaatttttcagcatcCTAAATATCAATTCCTAAGGGTCTCGAAAACGGTTTACAGCGAAGAACAACAAGGTTAAAGCTGGAATATTTAACTCAAGGCTAGTTTCCAAGGCATCAGAAGGTATTTAACCGTTAACGAGCGGTCCAAGATTTGATATAAGCGGAAGACCCGAGTTCAATTGAGCTTCTGAACGATGATTAATGCGATCTTCATATATTCTACTCGTGGAGAACTAATAGTGTCTAAACTGTTCAATAATTCCTTGAAGAGGTCTATAAGTGATATCTTTAGAATCCAGGTGATTAACAATCTAGATGTAAGGTCTCCGATCTTGACCCTAGGCTCTACAACATTCCATCACATTAGATCAAACGGTAGCGACAGTCTTTGGATAGTGACAGTAAGCAGAACTAATGCTAATAGTGGAGCCATTTGggaatttctttacaaatttAATGCAATTTTAGATGCCTATGATCTAACCAAGGAGGAGAAGTTGAAAGAAGACTTTATGATATGttatgaaattttggaCGTTGTAATAGGAGCCGGTGGTATACCGATGGATACGGAATTAGGATCTATTGCCTCTAAAATCTCAGTTAAACCACCTAAGAGTGGGGGTACTTCAAGCGAACCAAAATCATCGACTGTAGCTAATTTCCCAGGTTCCAATTTGAGTACTTCAAATTTGTCTATGCCCAAATTTTTGACACGAAATAATAGATCAATGTCCCAAGATTTGGGTACCAATTATCCATCCAATTTTCCCTGGAGACCTAACGGtatcaaatacaaaaagAATGAAGTGTTTCTCTACGTcaatgaaaagatcaatatCTTGGTTTCCAGAGACGGATCTATCTTAAAGGCGTATGTGGATGGTACAATTGACATGACTACACACTTGAGTGGGACCCCCATCTGTCAATTCGGACTTAATGATTCACCAAGTGTAGAATTTGGCGATTCACTTTGGTTAGATACACAAGAATTTCACAATAAGAAAGCTGTACCCAAAGCGGCCGCTGGTAGTGTTATGCTGGAAGATTGCAAGTTTCATCAATGCGTTTCACTCGATAAATTCAATAAGGAAAGAATCATTAAGTTTGTCCCCCCAGATGGAAACATGGAGCTTATGAAATACTGCGTTCGtgataatttgaatttaCCATTTAAGATCACACCCGTTGTTACCCCATGTGGATCGACCGTGGAATACAGGATCACACTGAAATCTTTGTTCCCCAACAAATTATCAGCTAAGGATGTTGCACTTCATATACCAGTACCACCAGGTACTGTAGATTGTAAGATTAATATATCCAATGGTAAATGCAAATTCGAATCGGAAGAGAATGCTATGGTCTGGAGGTTTAACAAGTACCATGGACTCACAGAAAATACGCTCAGCGCAGTTACAGTGCCTACAAGTGATACTACTCAATTGACACTGCAACAGTGGCCAAGGCCACCAATGTCCTTAGGTTTTGAAATCATGATGTTCAGTAATTCAGGATTAGTTGTGCGTTATTTCAGGGTATCGGATAAGGACGAGAAGTACCGTGTGGTTAAATGGATTAAATACATCTCGAAGTCAGGATCATATGAAGTGAGATACTGAACTGATTGGAATCGATTACAGCCTATCACGTGTCGAGGGCTTTCATTAGGTTTACGGTATATATGGGCGATGACGGAACTTTGCACTTAGATATAAACTCTCTTATACATGAACTTCACATATCGCCAGGTTTTAAAGTCGAGATGCATTCAATGATGTTGAGACCAGGCATTGGATTAGGGTTCATTCCTCGTGAGAACCCGTTCCTTCTAGCCAAAGGTCTCACTTCACTGCGACCTGCAGTCCCCGTAGTCATGACAAGAAAACTATGCCATTTAACAAGATCACCATCCCCAATAGTTCCTCCAAGATACACAAGGCTCAATACTATTAGATTCAATAAGTTGTCACCCAGCATTttctcaagaaattttcattttacCAGTGTTAGGAGAAGTGGCAGATACCCCTTTGGAAACCGACCCCCCTTAAGAGTGTTTAAAATATCGCCCTTAGTGATATTCCTTGCTAGTATTGGTGCGTTGACCGTATTTTTCCTAATACTACCATTTATGTTGACTTTCTTCCTGCCATTGTTCGTTGTAGGTATCAGCGTCTATCAGTTTCGCAAGTGGAAGAATAATACTTTGTTTGATCAATTACTCAATGGGTTgaaaaaaagtgaaatgAGATTGAACTCTCAGACTTTGAATGCCATGTATGTGAAATCTATTAGTAAATTTTTTGATGCTGCTCAAAATCCCAACGCTGGTGTATTTGAggaaatcttcaaaggtGTTGATgcaaagatgaaaagagatGGTATCTGGCCTAATGCAAATAACGTATCAGAGGCAGATAGACTATTATCCTTTGTACAGAGTCGTGTCATGGAAGCGATTAAGAGTGATGAGCAAGGCATTAGAACCTATTTCTTGGGAGATGACGTCTCAAATTGGATTAAGGAAGGCTATGATTTTGAACTAGGCTCTAGCGATTGTAGGTCCTTTGTTCGTGGTTTCAAAAACGAAATTATATTCTGGATAGTTTACCCCATATATTTGAAATCGTCAACTCATCCAAAAAGGCATTTAGCAGACGTCTCGGTAGCTGTTCTTCAAGGTCATCATGCTGAAAGAAACAACTACGATTTTTTCCTAGTGCAAACGAATCTAATCAGACAAAATGCTAAGTGTAATATGGCTATATCAGTGAAATCTACAAGTAGCATTTTGCCCAAACAATTTGTCATTATTGATGGAGGCGAGTCAGGGGATTTCTGGACCAAGTACGATGTCCATGAGAACTCTGATGGCCACACAGAATACACCATCAGAAATACTGACTGAGATCTAACTATTCTATTTATTATAATGTATATACGTCCAAGTAGTCATATCATGTGACAACCCTTTCTCATTATTATGGAGTCTGACTGAGAAATCAGTGCCAGTTAGTACTTCATCAACACTTGTACAGACTATCAGGTATATATTGCTCTGAGGATGCCTACGGATCCTGACGAATCATTTGCCAATTGGTTAGCCTCTAGAAGGATTGTTGCAAGGCAACATAAGCCTTATTTGTGTTTTGATAGTCGGGTTTTGGCTGCTAGAGGGTCTGCTGTACTAGGAGGTAAATTTAAAGTTAAACACTATTTATATGATCAGCAATTGAATAAGGGAGAATTCTCGAATAGAGCTATTGAAAGTATTGAAGAACATCTATACGAATTAGAAAAGTATTCACTTGTAAAAGATGAAGGGCGTGAATTTGTCAATAATATTAAGGAAGGAtgtgataaatttgaaccCATATGGTCGGATGCGCTTTATCTGAATCCTGCAGAAAGACTAATACCACCAAATCAAAAATTATTAGCGGATATTTACCTACCAGAGGCTGAACGTGCATTTGCGAATCCCTTTGCCCACCAATCTTTGTCATTTAAGAACAACCTGGCATGCATTTACGGTAAATGGCTCTTTATGGCATATCAAGATACTATAGAGATTCATAATTTAGACTGTTTGTTCTTAGAGAAACTCCAATGGAAGGAAATGTCATTTTCTATTCATTTAAAATACTGTAAGAACTCTGCTAAATTTGCAGCCGATAGAGAAATGCAGAAGGAAAATATCGAGTATTTATTCAGTGAAAATAACTTCCATGTAAACCACATGAAAGTCTCAAGGTTTTTCGGTAACGATGTCTTATGCCTCTGTTTGGATGGTGGTATAGTTCTAGTTTATGAGATGAGCACTGTTTTTACCGCGATTGGAGAATctatgaagaagaaggacTTACAATACAGGAAACATGTTAATGTTATTCCGTTGCTGCTCCTTAGGATCCCTGACAGTTGCTGGAGTGTGGATATTTCGGATGAAGGTCCCATCACTTTTTTAGCCGCCGGGCACAATGGTCCTGGTGTCACAGTGTTCGCATTTGATAAAACTCGTCATTCTTTACATCCTGCAGATTCATATGAAATATCCTCCTTCCACAATGTACCAAATTTGAGTTTTATCCCAGGATCTCGCGATAAAAATGGGTTTGTCACACTAGCATTTTGTTCGATCTATGGAAATGTAACCACAGTTCAACTGCGATTGGACCCATCTTCTAAAACTATACGGGGGAGGATTATGGATTCACAATTCTTTGCAGCATTCTGCTGGACTGTGATACCCTTGAAAAAACGAGATTTTCTGAAAGTACCAAAATTCGAATTCCTCAATTTAAATTATCAAACCAGTTTCAAGAGGtcaattctttattctGTGACTCAAGATAGTCTGATCTTGGAATGCCATCCTCCAAGTGTTTATTGTTCAGGTGAGTTGGGCATTGGTGCTCTCACTACACAAATACCAGTGCCTGTAGTTCCTTTAGGGTGGGGTTGTCAAAATGGAATTACCAATTCGAATCTTCAACTAAGGTTCACATCGTTTGATAAGAGGGGAGTCGTCACAAGGGCACATCTAAATCCAGATGATGCAGAAAGCGTTGTACCAGGTTATGGCCCGCTGTTCAGAGTTACGAGACATTCAGAACCGAATTTGGAAGAGAGAGttatcaaagatttaccagAGGATAACTATAGACACTTTTACATGTTTGGAGAGCATGGAACCTTGAAGAATGAACATCTTAATGACGATGCATTTAAAAGGTACGAAAATCTAGTATTTAAAAATGCCAGTTCTCATGAGAACGAAAGTTCTAACGGTATTAATTATCGTGTATGGTCcgatttggatgatgataaagaagTTCAGGAACCATTTGATCCTCATTCTCTCAGGGAGATGGGTAAACGTACTCACTTAGACAAGAAAGTTACGGTTTATTGCCCATTGCCTTTGGCAGGATACAATCGGATGTATTTCCCAGATATTTGTGAATATACGCTAACGCAGGCGTTTGCTGACCCAATGGACCGTCCGGTAGAAGATACACCCCCAGATTCAGGGGAAGGAGATTCTCCACATCATGATCATCTTTTCCCTGTTGATGGGTTGTTGGCAGCTGGTCATCTCGAAGGTCAACCAAAGTGGGCTCTTCATAACCACACTAGGAAAGTCCGTCATCTTTTGAGCATGGTGGAATCGGACTCTACTGGTTCACCATTTGGATATCGACTATCTGAACTCGATGAGGATTTTCTCTTCGTCACATCGGCGCACCACATCTATCTAGTTAAGGCCCATCCACTAATAGTCACATCCTTCACTAAGGATAGAATCTTCCCCGTCAGTAAGATTTCCCTTTGTTCACGTCACGAATTTCTGATGGCACTAGATAGAATTAACTTCGTGTGTCACATCAAGGAACTCAACTGCTTAGTGGTGGCTTCACAGGTAGGTCTTTTGTCTCTATTAAGATTAACGGAATACAATGGTATTTACTCCTTCCGACAAGAATACATCCTGGGTTGGAACCCACAGTCTCCTGGAGACCCAGATCCTCAATGTATTCTCACCTATACAACCCCTGATGGCTCGGGAAATAGCTGCAGGTACTGCGGTATAGATGACGTGGTTCTGCCCTTCTATAATATCGTTGGACTTGACTATAGTTATGTGCCCGAGGATAAACTAAACTGCAGAGGCCCCTACGCAGTTCTTTACGTGCTTTCGGGAACCTCCCTACGCAGAGTCAAAATATACCCAAGCTCTGGTACAAATTAGCATATTATTATTGGCTCCGTTAGCCGCCAACGATCGGTATTATGGTTTTTCACCAGTCACGTGAAAGATGCCATTTTGTGTAAGGAAAGAGGAACAttaggaaaaaaaaaaaacggTTAAAGTAAACAAACCTGCTCACTTAACCGTtgaaagaataaaaaagaCCTTAGAAGAGGACTGTTAAGACCTCGTTGATAATTGCTGGTAGTGTTTCTTATAGTACATTATAGTACCTGGAAGGAAAAGAGCAAAcatcttttccaatttcagCTTTCCTACTTGACATTTATGAAGAGGTCGTCTTTACAGTAGTATGCTACCAAGATACAATTCACTCCCTGGAAGTGAACAAAGGCAGCCTCCGCGTAATAAAGGTACATGGAAGTACAGTCTATTCCCCGAGCACGATCAAAAGAAGGTCTCAACCAAAACAATTTTCACAGATGAttcagatgatgaga from the Zygosaccharomyces rouxii strain CBS732 chromosome B complete sequence genome contains:
- the MAM3 gene encoding Mam3p (similar to uniprot|Q12296 Saccharomyces cerevisiae YOL060C); this translates as MSRSRQSVLPVAFLASIIPRIHTLPLVYRATTGGGNAHQPQEPNYGDRTTYMIISSFLVLLGGVFAGLTLGLMGQDEVYLKVISTSGSPKERKLATKVLSLISRGKHWLLVTLLLSNVITNETLPIVLDRCLGGGWQAVVSSTVLIVIFGEIIPQSVCVKYGLEIGAFFTPFVQVLMYVMLPVAYPVAVLLDNILGEDHGTMYKKSGLKTLVTLHRTMGVERLTHDEVTIISAVLDLKEKEVQEIMTPIENVFTMSADRILDERTVQEIFDSGFSRIPICLPNEPTNFIGMLLVRVLISYDPEDALPVSHFPLATLPETAPTTSCLNILNYFQEGKSHMCVVSRDLGSSTGAIGVLTLEDVIEELIGEEIVDESDVFVDIHQRTIREQPGPLSKRHITSYLHRLYTNSSKRPSSDFQDGESQALLNHAGSIPNSLPHSPTHSYTEGTPHNLHHSSPPQGSNEAGQGPLVLPSNPAANPLDVNKPFVTIKRPNPTLTARSPSTYGTSRRAKPLGKENSDSNSQHEAQQLPEEEETGNDASASESDNSNGNDPIDHHVKASNKAREFTQKTGAPIQVTTSLGPKKEKVYPQFSNINVHEKPDNTLLSSSYQSTKHGIVESIITVKGVPKTIIEPAKNWDEAPRTSEELESLSREGLEARTTNNNDGNHTNGNKSSKKSHSKNKQSSKGKSGKKKSNRKR
- the RTK1 gene encoding putative serine/threonine protein kinase RTK1 (similar to uniprot|Q12100 Saccharomyces cerevisiae YDL025C Protein of unknown function potentially phosphorylated by Cdc28p), with the protein product MPQGSEVDRVSTPEAGHDLQSSASNSSLFARRKLGKGFYKLFGNSSRGADDSSISPHRSGSPASPSSNPATPRSPLANSSSGYFAPTPRKTTSLSSTTRGGGCSSTENNENSTPRSSSPPVQVRNDGTIATTSNPFSRHLHNPRNYTDQLSPSSDEFSHMHPVEILQKQIEDHQELSRSRNNSSTSIDRLATAKSSNSTHDLHPKKSLKLKRFFKKIQGEPAHRKPLQVTQQQQQQQAVAREIHGIYVRTDQSDSRNKAIFQTENAHELIDKYGMPGKQLGEGASGSVSVVERTDGKKFAVKMFRVRESASQHSQASYSKKVTAEFCVGSTLHQQNIIETLDMLQEGKTFLVVMEFAPFDFFTLVMSDLMSRHEVECYFRQICNGVAYLHTMGLAHRDLKLDNCVVNDKGILKLIDFGSAVVFKYPFEHDVVPARGIVGSDPYLAPELLQESTYDPRPADIWSIAIMYYCMVLRRFPWKAPRQNYNSFKMFCEQPEHEKDPARGPYKILKLLPHASRNLIGSMLVLDPKKRILMDAVLQDKWLQDIEVCEVDPRGTLIKSPETHEHHLITEDELNDLNKIREMKARAKKEEQVRQGGGEVHHHHHHHHHHHHQDQDKKGHDNHHHHHHHENAEDRTLGNSQPKDDLTTQEQPENRAEQGTKKVLDEKQPELTAGPGQVPQVVKTSAGTVE